From a single Marinobacter sp. ANT_B65 genomic region:
- a CDS encoding NADPH-dependent 2,4-dienoyl-CoA reductase: protein MTTNTTPGMARYPHLLEPLDLGFTRLRNRTLMGSMHTGLEEAKNGFERLAEFYAERARGGVGLIVTGGIGPNPEGGVFQGAAKMTNDEEVEKHKIITGAVHNADGKICMQILHAGRYAYSPALVAPSAIQAPINPFKPKELDEAGIEKQIEDYAVCAQLAQKAGYDGVEIMGSEGYFINQFIVSHTNHRTDQWGGSYENRIRLPIEIVRRVRERVGENFILIYRLSMLDLIEDGSTWEEVVLLAKEIEKAGATIINTGIGWHEARVPTIATSVPRGAFTKVTARLKGEVSIPLVTTNRINMPDVAEKILAEGDADMVSMARPFLADADLVLKAAEDRATEINTCIGCNQACLDHTFGGKLTSCLVNPRACHETELTYVKTASPKSIAVVGAGPAGMAFASVAAERGHNVTLFDAGKEIGGQFNVAKLIPGKEEFYETLRYYRVMLDKRGVDVRLETRVSVDDLKAGNFDEVVLATGVEPRTPDIEGIDNPKVIGYLDALLERKPVGQKVAVIGAGGIGFDVSEFIVHKGTSAALDTDHFMREWGVDLTVEHRGGIQGVTPEVPEPAREVYLLQRKASKVGKNLGKTTGWIHRTSLKNRNVQMIPGVTYRKIDDEGLHITVTPKGAEKGEDRVLPVDTIILCAGQEPLRELQGGLEAAGLKVHLIGGSDVAAELDAKRAIDQGSRLAASI, encoded by the coding sequence ATGACCACCAATACAACTCCAGGAATGGCCAGGTACCCGCATTTGCTTGAGCCGCTTGACCTTGGATTTACCAGGCTGCGTAACCGCACGCTGATGGGGTCGATGCACACAGGGCTGGAAGAGGCGAAAAACGGCTTCGAACGTCTGGCTGAATTCTACGCTGAGCGGGCCCGTGGCGGCGTTGGCCTGATTGTTACCGGAGGTATTGGCCCAAACCCTGAGGGCGGTGTTTTCCAGGGCGCGGCCAAAATGACCAACGATGAGGAAGTTGAGAAACACAAGATTATCACCGGTGCAGTGCATAATGCTGACGGCAAGATCTGCATGCAGATTCTTCACGCGGGTCGTTATGCATACTCTCCTGCTCTGGTCGCACCTTCTGCTATTCAGGCGCCTATCAATCCGTTCAAGCCTAAAGAGCTGGATGAGGCTGGTATTGAAAAACAGATTGAAGACTACGCTGTATGCGCGCAGCTGGCTCAGAAGGCGGGTTATGACGGTGTTGAGATCATGGGGTCTGAAGGCTACTTCATTAACCAGTTTATTGTGTCTCATACCAATCACCGCACAGATCAGTGGGGCGGCAGCTATGAGAATCGTATCCGCCTGCCCATCGAAATTGTGCGTCGTGTCCGCGAGCGGGTTGGCGAGAATTTCATACTGATTTACCGTCTTTCCATGCTTGACCTTATTGAAGACGGCAGCACCTGGGAAGAAGTGGTGCTTCTGGCCAAAGAGATTGAAAAAGCCGGTGCGACTATCATCAACACCGGTATCGGCTGGCATGAAGCCCGTGTGCCCACCATTGCGACCTCTGTTCCGCGTGGTGCCTTTACCAAAGTAACAGCTCGCCTCAAAGGTGAAGTCAGTATTCCACTGGTCACCACAAACCGTATCAACATGCCGGACGTTGCCGAAAAGATTCTGGCGGAAGGCGACGCAGATATGGTGTCCATGGCTCGTCCATTCCTGGCGGACGCGGATCTGGTTCTGAAAGCGGCGGAAGACCGCGCCACCGAGATCAATACCTGTATTGGTTGCAATCAGGCGTGCCTGGATCACACTTTTGGTGGCAAGTTGACCTCGTGCCTCGTGAATCCTCGCGCATGCCACGAAACCGAACTAACCTATGTGAAAACAGCATCGCCCAAGTCAATTGCTGTCGTGGGTGCCGGGCCTGCCGGGATGGCTTTTGCGTCAGTTGCGGCAGAGCGGGGCCATAATGTGACACTGTTTGATGCCGGCAAAGAGATCGGTGGCCAGTTCAATGTAGCCAAGCTGATTCCGGGTAAAGAGGAGTTTTACGAAACTCTGCGTTATTACCGTGTGATGCTTGATAAGCGTGGTGTTGATGTTCGCCTCGAAACCCGTGTGAGTGTCGATGATCTGAAAGCCGGTAACTTCGATGAAGTTGTGCTGGCAACGGGCGTAGAGCCGCGCACACCGGATATCGAGGGAATTGATAACCCGAAAGTGATCGGCTATCTCGATGCCCTGCTGGAACGTAAGCCTGTAGGGCAGAAGGTTGCAGTTATCGGTGCGGGAGGTATCGGTTTTGACGTGTCCGAATTTATCGTGCACAAGGGTACTTCCGCTGCGCTGGATACTGATCACTTCATGCGCGAGTGGGGTGTGGATCTGACGGTAGAGCACCGCGGAGGTATTCAGGGTGTAACGCCGGAAGTTCCGGAACCTGCACGGGAAGTCTATCTGCTGCAAAGAAAGGCTTCGAAAGTTGGCAAAAATCTGGGCAAGACCACCGGCTGGATTCACCGGACCTCGCTCAAGAACCGCAACGTTCAGATGATTCCAGGTGTTACCTATCGCAAGATTGATGATGAAGGGCTGCACATAACAGTAACGCCCAAGGGCGCGGAGAAGGGTGAAGACCGGGTTTTGCCGGTCGATACTATTATTCTTTGTGCAGGCCAGGAGCCTCTGCGTGAACTGCAGGGTGGCCTTGAAGCCGCAGGGCTTAAGGTACACCTTATCGGCGGCTCGGATGTAGCTGCGGAACTGGATGCCAAGCGTGCTATTGATCAGGGTAGCCGACTGGCAGCCAGTATCTGA
- a CDS encoding YeaC family protein, with protein sequence MTYEELIERLDPNVYQSLRQSIELGKWPDGRKITPQQRAISLEAVIYYENLHNIPEQERVGYLDRGSKAGTACDPSVSRNLPDSNDVDPDQFVEIKS encoded by the coding sequence ATGACCTACGAAGAACTAATTGAAAGGCTAGACCCCAACGTCTATCAGAGCCTGCGTCAGTCCATTGAACTCGGTAAGTGGCCCGATGGCCGCAAGATTACGCCGCAGCAGCGTGCGATCAGTCTGGAAGCCGTTATTTATTATGAAAACCTGCACAATATTCCAGAGCAGGAGAGGGTGGGGTATCTCGACAGAGGCAGCAAAGCGGGCACAGCATGTGATCCTTCTGTGAGTCGCAACCTGCCCGACAGTAATGACGTTGATCCTGACCAGTTTGTAGAGATCAAGTCTTGA
- a CDS encoding NAD(+) kinase translates to MDHFRNIGVIGRMGSVKVVESLRQLKQYLVANHYHVILEEDTASMLPGHGFQVASKKLLGEICDLVIVVGGDGSLLGAARELAKSKIPLLGVNRGRLGFLTDISPSDLEERLGKVLGGEYIEETRFLLDGNVERNGQPLGFGTALNDVVLHPGKSTRMIGFDLYVDGHFVYSQRSDGLIVSTPTGSTAYSLSAGGPIMHPKLDAIVLVPMFPHTLSSRPIVVDGKSEIKLVIGETNETYPQISFDGQMNIACAPGDIIRISKKPFKIRLIHPTDHNFYATCRDKLGWASEISAS, encoded by the coding sequence ATGGATCATTTCAGAAACATAGGCGTTATCGGCCGGATGGGCAGCGTTAAAGTGGTTGAATCCTTACGCCAGCTCAAACAATACCTGGTTGCTAACCATTATCACGTAATCCTTGAGGAAGACACGGCCAGCATGTTGCCCGGCCACGGCTTCCAGGTTGCCAGCAAAAAACTCCTTGGCGAAATCTGTGATCTGGTTATTGTGGTGGGCGGTGACGGAAGCTTGCTGGGAGCTGCCCGGGAACTGGCAAAATCCAAGATTCCCCTGCTTGGTGTAAATCGTGGCCGGCTGGGTTTCCTTACGGATATTTCGCCCTCGGATCTGGAAGAGCGCCTGGGTAAAGTTCTTGGCGGGGAGTACATTGAGGAAACGCGGTTTCTGCTTGATGGCAATGTAGAGCGTAACGGGCAGCCGCTTGGTTTTGGTACCGCACTGAATGATGTGGTTCTGCACCCGGGGAAATCTACCCGGATGATTGGCTTCGATTTATATGTCGATGGTCACTTTGTATACAGTCAGCGCTCAGATGGTCTGATTGTTTCTACCCCTACCGGCTCAACCGCTTACTCGCTTTCAGCAGGAGGGCCGATTATGCATCCGAAACTGGACGCTATTGTACTGGTTCCGATGTTCCCTCATACGCTCAGTAGCCGTCCGATCGTGGTGGATGGCAAGAGTGAAATAAAGCTGGTTATCGGGGAAACCAATGAAACTTATCCGCAGATCAGCTTTGATGGCCAGATGAATATCGCCTGTGCGCCAGGTGACATTATTCGCATATCCAAAAAACCCTTCAAAATCCGGCTGATTCATCCAACAGACCACAATTTCTACGCCACCTGCCGTGACAAACTTGGCTGGGCCAGCGAAATATCAGCGAGTTGA
- the pepN gene encoding aminopeptidase N yields MRTEQPKTIYLSDYKVPAHLVDTVDLRFELFDDGARVHSTLSVRRNPESAEMAAPLVLDGDSLKLELVALNGKELPADDYQDTGDRLVIAEVPDQFELTVVTWVEPQNNTRLEGLYKSSGMFCTQCEAEGFRCITYFPDRPDVMARYRTRIEADKSSCPVLLSNGNDVERGDLENGRHFVTWEDPFPKPSYLFALVAGDLVEKQDTFTTCSGRDIALRIYVEPRNAAKCGHAMDSLKRSMRWDEEVYGREYDLDIFMIVAVDDFNMGAMENKGLNIFNSSCVLASQETATDLAFQRIEAIVAHEYFHNWSGNRVTCRDWFQLSLKEGFTVFRDSTFSADVGSPTVKRIEDVTLLRTAQFAEDAGPMAHPVRPASYMEISNFYTLTIYEKGAEVVRMIHTLLGPDLFRKGSDLYFERHDGQAVTTDDFVKAMEDASGRDLTQFRLWYEQAGTPVLTVSDDYDAEREVYRLTIRQSVPDTPGQTNKKPQHIPFALGLLGPDGEELPLSPENAEGAANSPTERVLELTEASHTFEFYGLAQKPVPSLLRDFSAPVRVVYPWSREQLVFLMSHDPDGFNRWDAGQRLAVDVIQSLVGSPGTSEIEPRLVEAYRTLLNDSELDQALVAKMLQLPSEAYLIELADSPDVAAIHSARELVLNHLAVELRDELITCYHRNTKVGTYEVTPESIARRSLRNTALAWLLMIGDDTGRELAVQQLREADNMTDRMGALRALVNSEYADERNKALAGFYEQFQSDPQVVEQWFSVQSSSDRAGQLPQIHALLNHSAFDWKNPNKVRSVIGVFAGQNLAAFHNPDGSGYSFLADQVCRLDDSNPQIAARLVTPLTRWKKFAPAYSSLMRSALERIRDKAGLSADLYEVVHKSLEA; encoded by the coding sequence ATGCGCACCGAGCAGCCAAAAACCATCTATCTGAGTGACTATAAAGTACCTGCACATCTGGTAGATACAGTCGATCTACGCTTCGAACTCTTTGACGACGGTGCACGGGTACACAGTACACTGTCCGTGCGTCGCAATCCTGAATCCGCTGAAATGGCTGCACCTCTGGTTCTGGACGGAGACAGTCTTAAACTTGAGCTTGTTGCACTCAATGGGAAAGAACTCCCGGCAGACGATTATCAGGATACGGGTGATCGGCTGGTGATTGCAGAAGTGCCAGACCAGTTCGAATTAACGGTCGTGACATGGGTTGAACCCCAGAACAATACGCGCCTTGAAGGTTTGTATAAATCGTCCGGAATGTTCTGTACCCAGTGCGAAGCAGAAGGCTTCCGCTGCATTACCTATTTCCCGGACCGGCCTGATGTCATGGCCCGTTATCGCACCCGTATCGAAGCAGATAAGAGTAGTTGCCCGGTTCTGCTCTCCAATGGTAACGATGTAGAAAGGGGTGACCTTGAGAATGGCCGCCATTTCGTCACCTGGGAAGATCCGTTTCCCAAGCCCTCTTATCTCTTTGCCCTGGTGGCCGGTGACCTGGTTGAAAAACAGGATACCTTTACAACCTGTTCCGGCCGCGACATTGCCTTACGGATCTATGTAGAGCCCCGTAATGCTGCCAAGTGCGGGCATGCCATGGACTCTCTCAAGCGCTCTATGCGCTGGGATGAAGAAGTCTATGGTCGCGAATACGATCTCGATATCTTCATGATCGTTGCCGTGGATGACTTCAACATGGGGGCCATGGAAAACAAAGGCCTGAATATCTTCAACTCATCCTGTGTGCTGGCCAGCCAGGAAACGGCGACCGATCTTGCGTTTCAGCGCATTGAGGCAATTGTTGCTCATGAGTACTTCCATAACTGGTCTGGTAACCGGGTTACATGCCGCGACTGGTTCCAGCTGAGCCTGAAAGAAGGGTTCACCGTATTCCGGGATTCCACTTTCTCTGCAGACGTAGGCTCGCCAACGGTCAAGCGAATTGAAGATGTGACATTGTTGCGCACCGCTCAGTTTGCTGAAGATGCAGGTCCTATGGCCCACCCGGTGCGGCCGGCGTCTTATATGGAAATTTCCAACTTTTACACCCTGACTATCTACGAGAAGGGGGCTGAAGTTGTTCGCATGATCCACACCTTGCTCGGGCCGGATCTGTTCCGTAAGGGCAGCGACCTGTATTTCGAGCGCCATGATGGTCAGGCAGTCACTACTGATGATTTTGTGAAAGCGATGGAAGATGCGTCTGGCAGGGATCTTACACAGTTCCGCTTGTGGTATGAGCAGGCGGGCACACCAGTGCTGACAGTGTCGGACGATTATGATGCAGAGCGGGAAGTCTACCGTCTGACTATCCGGCAGTCGGTGCCGGATACACCAGGCCAGACCAACAAGAAGCCTCAGCATATCCCGTTTGCCCTGGGTCTTCTGGGCCCTGATGGGGAGGAGTTGCCTCTCAGTCCTGAAAACGCTGAAGGTGCTGCAAACTCGCCCACAGAGCGTGTTCTGGAGTTGACCGAGGCGAGTCATACCTTTGAGTTTTACGGGCTGGCGCAGAAGCCGGTGCCCTCGCTGCTGCGCGATTTCTCTGCGCCGGTGCGTGTGGTGTACCCCTGGAGCCGGGAACAGCTGGTATTCCTGATGAGCCATGATCCGGATGGTTTCAACCGCTGGGACGCAGGCCAGCGACTTGCGGTTGATGTTATCCAGTCGCTTGTTGGCTCACCCGGTACCTCTGAAATTGAACCGCGTCTGGTAGAAGCTTATCGCACCTTGCTTAATGACTCTGAGCTTGACCAGGCTCTGGTGGCGAAAATGCTGCAACTGCCTTCTGAAGCCTATTTGATTGAACTGGCTGACAGCCCGGATGTTGCGGCTATTCACAGTGCGCGGGAACTGGTTCTGAACCACCTTGCGGTCGAGCTGCGGGATGAGCTGATCACCTGCTATCACCGGAACACCAAGGTGGGTACTTATGAGGTTACGCCGGAATCCATTGCCCGTCGAAGCCTGAGAAACACTGCGTTGGCCTGGTTGCTGATGATTGGTGACGACACAGGTCGTGAGCTGGCGGTCCAGCAGCTTCGCGAAGCTGACAACATGACTGATCGTATGGGTGCACTTCGTGCTTTGGTCAACTCTGAATACGCGGATGAACGAAACAAGGCATTGGCCGGGTTCTATGAGCAGTTCCAGAGTGATCCCCAGGTTGTTGAGCAGTGGTTCTCGGTACAGTCGTCCAGCGATCGCGCCGGTCAGTTGCCACAGATTCACGCATTGCTGAATCATTCTGCCTTTGATTGGAAAAACCCCAACAAAGTCCGTTCTGTCATTGGTGTATTTGCAGGGCAGAATCTGGCGGCCTTCCACAATCCGGATGGTTCGGGCTATTCGTTTCTGGCCGACCAGGTGTGCAGGCTCGACGACAGCAACCCTCAGATAGCTGCACGCCTGGTGACGCCACTGACACGCTGGAAAAAATTTGCCCCTGCATACAGTTCTCTGATGCGCTCAGCTCTTGAACGAATCCGGGACAAGGCGGGACTCTCTGCAGACCTTTATGAGGTGGTGCATAAGAGCCTCGAAGCCTGA
- a CDS encoding DUF2797 domain-containing protein, producing MPADAGNPVSYDLAVGDARVPMNELIGKPLRFDFEGVIRCIHCDRKTKKSFSQGFCYPCFRKLAACDSCIMSPEKCHYHLGTCREPEWGETHCMVEHVVYLANSSGLKVGITRGSQVPTRWIDQGAVDAIPMLRVATRYLSGLVEVACKAHVADRTNWRAMLKGDVPEVDLVHERQRILALIAGDIAALRDEHGQDAIREVDEQGLGLSYPVQTWPEKIKTHNLDKTPEVEGVLEGIKGQYLILDTGVINIRKFTGYEVRFRVMGD from the coding sequence ATGCCTGCAGATGCAGGGAATCCCGTGTCTTATGATCTGGCTGTGGGTGATGCCCGTGTGCCAATGAATGAGCTTATTGGCAAGCCTCTGCGTTTTGATTTCGAGGGCGTAATCCGTTGCATCCATTGCGACAGGAAAACAAAAAAGAGCTTCAGCCAGGGTTTTTGCTATCCCTGCTTCCGAAAACTTGCCGCCTGTGACAGCTGCATCATGAGCCCGGAGAAATGCCATTATCATCTGGGCACCTGCCGGGAACCAGAATGGGGGGAGACCCACTGTATGGTTGAGCATGTCGTCTATCTGGCCAACTCCTCCGGCCTGAAGGTAGGCATTACCCGTGGCTCACAAGTTCCGACGCGATGGATAGACCAGGGGGCAGTCGATGCGATTCCGATGCTGAGAGTGGCTACCCGTTACCTGTCAGGCCTGGTTGAAGTTGCTTGCAAGGCTCATGTTGCAGACCGTACAAACTGGCGCGCCATGCTAAAGGGTGATGTTCCCGAGGTGGATCTTGTGCACGAACGCCAGAGAATACTGGCACTGATTGCCGGTGATATTGCCGCGTTGCGGGATGAGCACGGCCAGGATGCAATCCGGGAGGTCGATGAGCAGGGTCTTGGTCTGAGTTACCCCGTGCAAACCTGGCCGGAGAAAATCAAAACCCATAATCTGGACAAAACACCGGAAGTTGAGGGGGTCCTTGAAGGTATCAAGGGCCAGTACCTGATTCTGGATACCGGGGTGATCAATATCCGTAAATTTACCGGCTATGAAGTCCGTTTTCGGGTAATGGGTGATTAG
- a CDS encoding metallophosphoesterase, with product MAGSNDTASRGYDIIGDVHGCANTLARLLEQMGYSKVNGVYQHRRRQAVFIGDIIDRGPRIREALHLVRDMVERGSARIVMGNHEYNALGYCTRARPGSGKTWLREHNARHDRLIRETLDQFDAYPHEWNDFLEWFFTIPLFIEDEDFRAVHACWDNDLIEKFKQVQGGACIDEDFLHASAAIDSFAGQVMDTLLRGTDLRLPRGMKITGRDGYVREFFRTKFWADNPKTYADVVFQPDPLPGEVASRVLAEHERKQLISYPLDAPPVFVGHYWMESEPAPLRSNVACIDFSAVKYGRLVAYRMDGERVLSRDKFVWVNVARDHQDSPDYPTSEDSVAR from the coding sequence ATGGCCGGAAGCAATGATACTGCAAGTCGTGGTTACGACATCATCGGAGATGTTCACGGTTGCGCGAACACCCTCGCACGGCTGCTTGAGCAGATGGGGTACAGCAAAGTTAACGGCGTGTACCAGCACCGCCGCCGTCAGGCTGTATTTATCGGGGATATCATCGATCGCGGCCCGAGAATCCGGGAAGCCCTGCATCTCGTAAGGGATATGGTTGAGCGGGGTTCGGCGCGGATCGTAATGGGGAATCATGAGTACAATGCTCTGGGCTATTGCACACGTGCACGGCCGGGCAGTGGCAAAACATGGTTACGTGAGCACAATGCCCGTCACGACCGGCTGATCAGGGAAACTCTTGATCAGTTTGATGCTTACCCTCATGAATGGAATGATTTTCTTGAGTGGTTTTTTACTATTCCCCTGTTTATCGAAGACGAGGATTTTCGTGCAGTGCACGCGTGTTGGGATAATGATCTCATCGAGAAGTTCAAACAGGTGCAGGGTGGTGCATGCATTGATGAAGACTTCCTTCACGCTTCTGCCGCTATAGATTCTTTCGCCGGACAAGTCATGGATACGCTGTTACGGGGTACTGATCTTCGTCTTCCCAGGGGGATGAAAATTACCGGGCGTGATGGATATGTCCGGGAGTTCTTTCGCACCAAATTCTGGGCGGATAACCCGAAAACCTATGCAGATGTTGTGTTTCAGCCTGACCCATTGCCGGGGGAAGTCGCCAGCAGGGTTCTGGCAGAGCATGAGCGTAAGCAGCTTATCAGTTATCCCCTGGATGCCCCGCCTGTGTTTGTTGGCCATTACTGGATGGAGAGCGAACCAGCTCCGCTCAGGTCCAATGTTGCCTGTATTGATTTCAGTGCAGTGAAATACGGCCGGTTGGTGGCATACCGGATGGATGGTGAGCGTGTGCTTTCCCGGGACAAGTTTGTCTGGGTAAATGTGGCTCGGGATCACCAAGATTCTCCGGATTATCCCACCAGTGAAGACAGTGTCGCGCGCTGA
- a CDS encoding rhomboid family intramembrane serine protease, whose amino-acid sequence MYRVKQLDTSINLGGFSQWLRGQGVPHRISEEGGFQVLWLENPDHAEPVLEALDRFLAEPEIRQAVDDLNRSPVFVAGRWQPSPRHAPLVLGMIVLGVLMAWFTGLGSNQFTTSLMIVDPRVHDWGNMAARIDALSATLASGQVWRLFTPDFLHFSWTHIIFNSVMLWFLGSQVEWFDGRGRLAVLFVITSLFSNGLQYMISGPLFGGLSGVVYGILGYCWLSQRTLPRFQFPPALVTFAVVWMVIGFTPLPELLGLGSMANEAHLGGFVAGLVLAAILPARKKQRT is encoded by the coding sequence GTGTACCGAGTAAAACAGCTGGATACAAGTATAAATCTTGGCGGGTTTAGTCAGTGGTTGAGGGGCCAGGGTGTTCCTCACCGGATTAGTGAGGAGGGTGGTTTCCAGGTGCTCTGGCTGGAAAATCCGGATCACGCAGAGCCCGTTCTTGAGGCCCTGGACAGGTTCCTTGCAGAGCCGGAAATCCGGCAGGCAGTGGATGATCTCAATCGCTCACCAGTGTTTGTGGCCGGTCGCTGGCAGCCATCTCCTCGTCATGCACCTCTGGTGCTCGGAATGATTGTGCTGGGTGTGCTGATGGCCTGGTTTACCGGTCTTGGCAGCAACCAGTTTACGACCAGCCTGATGATTGTTGATCCACGGGTGCATGATTGGGGCAATATGGCCGCGCGCATTGACGCTCTCTCTGCAACGCTTGCCAGCGGTCAGGTCTGGCGACTGTTCACGCCGGATTTCCTGCACTTCAGCTGGACCCATATTATATTTAATTCTGTGATGCTGTGGTTTCTGGGCAGCCAGGTTGAATGGTTTGACGGTCGTGGCCGGCTGGCTGTACTTTTCGTCATAACCAGCCTTTTCTCCAACGGGCTGCAATATATGATTTCGGGGCCCCTGTTCGGCGGTCTTTCCGGAGTAGTTTATGGCATTCTCGGGTATTGTTGGCTGAGTCAGCGAACTCTTCCCCGGTTTCAGTTTCCCCCGGCGCTGGTAACCTTTGCGGTGGTATGGATGGTGATCGGGTTTACACCTTTGCCTGAATTGCTTGGTCTTGGGAGTATGGCAAACGAAGCTCATCTGGGCGGGTTTGTCGCTGGTCTGGTGTTGGCGGCCATATTGCCGGCACGTAAAAAACAGCGCACATAA
- a CDS encoding DNA repair protein: MVSAGPATDDYSAVFFIEGNEVARQMRASEFGAFLDGYVGLSDLAETDVKAVLVDLSSDLLVRALVFFRIWFDEEGRADSSWNMPIEELAARGAKGPNMGGGAIRLVCRSQCPEPRYASELWDPDMTPGNNHFQVIRKAVNANNLKFRRIEPEEENIPVLLAGQEAPVPDEASRIEADRARLAQLIREQRLRIKTLQSVHRDMLSEVQREHRLEIKAQRNEIADLSQRYERQRLSNEQLKQRLAERNQQYLTLQEQVASSGEGKDRDDANVNAELVLLREQLDSKRRELEYKEEKIAALEQEADELRYREPPENSIMSHLRKQSVFLVAYHPGVGHLTLPYHEIETYFNNPTTYASEHCGMNEPSYLQWLEHYENPVCQHLDENGDVCGEPLLRASQPGDFRPGFDDHCENHQP, translated from the coding sequence ATGGTTTCTGCCGGCCCGGCAACGGACGATTATTCGGCGGTGTTTTTTATCGAAGGCAACGAGGTGGCCCGCCAGATGCGTGCCAGTGAGTTTGGTGCCTTTCTTGACGGCTATGTCGGGTTGTCGGATCTCGCTGAAACCGACGTAAAAGCTGTACTGGTTGATCTGAGTAGCGATCTTCTGGTGCGGGCTCTGGTGTTTTTCCGTATCTGGTTTGATGAGGAAGGCAGAGCCGATAGCAGCTGGAACATGCCTATTGAGGAGCTCGCTGCCCGTGGCGCCAAAGGCCCGAATATGGGCGGTGGAGCTATTCGTCTGGTGTGTCGCAGCCAGTGCCCGGAGCCCAGGTACGCCTCCGAGTTATGGGATCCGGATATGACGCCGGGCAATAATCATTTTCAGGTTATCCGCAAAGCCGTCAACGCGAATAATCTCAAGTTTCGCCGTATTGAGCCTGAAGAGGAAAATATTCCCGTGCTTCTCGCCGGACAGGAGGCTCCAGTTCCGGATGAGGCGTCACGCATCGAAGCTGATCGCGCGCGTCTGGCTCAGCTGATTCGTGAGCAACGCCTGCGCATCAAAACCCTGCAAAGCGTTCATCGGGACATGCTATCCGAAGTGCAGCGTGAGCACCGGCTTGAAATCAAGGCCCAGCGCAATGAAATCGCCGACCTCAGCCAGAGGTACGAACGCCAGCGCCTCAGCAATGAACAGCTGAAGCAACGGCTGGCGGAGCGGAACCAGCAGTATCTGACGCTGCAGGAACAGGTGGCTTCCAGTGGCGAAGGTAAGGATCGCGATGACGCCAATGTGAATGCCGAGCTGGTATTGCTCAGGGAGCAACTCGACAGTAAACGGCGTGAACTGGAATATAAGGAAGAGAAAATCGCAGCTCTTGAGCAAGAGGCTGACGAACTCAGATATCGTGAGCCACCCGAAAATTCCATTATGAGTCATCTCAGGAAACAGTCTGTTTTCCTGGTGGCCTACCACCCGGGTGTCGGGCACCTGACTTTGCCCTACCATGAGATTGAAACCTACTTCAATAACCCCACTACCTATGCTTCAGAGCACTGTGGTATGAATGAGCCTTCGTACCTCCAGTGGCTTGAACACTACGAGAATCCTGTGTGCCAGCATTTGGACGAGAACGGAGACGTTTGTGGTGAGCCCCTGTTGCGCGCAAGTCAGCCAGGAGATTTCCGGCCCGGTTTCGATGACCATTGTGAAAACCATCAGCCCTGA